One Nomascus leucogenys isolate Asia chromosome 22a, Asia_NLE_v1, whole genome shotgun sequence DNA segment encodes these proteins:
- the PSMB5 gene encoding proteasome subunit beta type-5 isoform X3: MALASVLERPLPVNQRGFFGLGGRADLLDLGPGSLRDGLSLAAPGWGVPEEPGIEMLHGTTTLAFKFRHGVIVAADSRATAGAYIASQTVKKVIEINPYLLGTMAGGAADCSFWERLLARQCRIYELRNKERISVAAASKLLANMVYQYKGMGLSMGTMICGWDKRGPVSEVLCLKPKSFGIYLLCGFAERIGNMPR, translated from the exons ATGGCGCTTGCCAGCGTGTTGGAGAGACCGCTACCGGTGAACCAGCGCGGGTTTTTCGGACTCGGGGGTCGTGCAGATCTGCTGGATCTAGGTCCAGGGAGTCTCCGTGATGGTCTGAGCCTGGCCGCGCCCGGCTGGGGTGTCCCAGAAGAGCCAGGAATCGAAATGCTTCATGGAACAACCACCCTGGCCTTCAAG TTCCGCCATGGAGTCATAGTTGCAGCTGACTCCAGGGCTACAGCGGGTGCTTACATTGCCTCCCAGACGGTGAAGAAGGTGATAGAGATCAACCCATACCTGCTAGGCACCATGGCTGGGGGTGCAGCGGATTGCAGCTTCTGGGAACGGCTGTTGGCTCGGCAATGTCGAATCTATGAACTTCGAAATAAGGAACGCATCTCTGTAGCAGCTGCCTCCAAACTGCTTGCCAACATGGTGTATCAGTACAAAGGCATGGGGCTGTCCATGGGCACCATGATCTGTGGCTGGGATAAGAGAGGCC CGGTGTCTGAAGTTCTGTGCTTGAAACCTAAGTCATTTGGAATATACTTGCTTTGTGGGTTTGCTGAGAGGATTGGCAACATGCCAAGGTAG
- the PSMB5 gene encoding proteasome subunit beta type-5 isoform X1 produces the protein MALASVLERPLPVNQRGFFGLGGRADLLDLGPGSLRDGLSLAAPGWGVPEEPGIEMLHGTTTLAFKFRHGVIVAADSRATAGAYIASQTVKKVIEINPYLLGTMAGGAADCSFWERLLARQCRIYELRNKERISVAAASKLLANMVYQYKGMGLSMGTMICGWDKRGPGLYYVDSEGNRISGATFSVGSGSVYAYGVMDRGYSYDLEVEQAYDLARRAIYQATYRDAYSGGAVNLYHVREDGWIRVSSDNVADLHEKYSGSTP, from the exons ATGGCGCTTGCCAGCGTGTTGGAGAGACCGCTACCGGTGAACCAGCGCGGGTTTTTCGGACTCGGGGGTCGTGCAGATCTGCTGGATCTAGGTCCAGGGAGTCTCCGTGATGGTCTGAGCCTGGCCGCGCCCGGCTGGGGTGTCCCAGAAGAGCCAGGAATCGAAATGCTTCATGGAACAACCACCCTGGCCTTCAAG TTCCGCCATGGAGTCATAGTTGCAGCTGACTCCAGGGCTACAGCGGGTGCTTACATTGCCTCCCAGACGGTGAAGAAGGTGATAGAGATCAACCCATACCTGCTAGGCACCATGGCTGGGGGTGCAGCGGATTGCAGCTTCTGGGAACGGCTGTTGGCTCGGCAATGTCGAATCTATGAACTTCGAAATAAGGAACGCATCTCTGTAGCAGCTGCCTCCAAACTGCTTGCCAACATGGTGTATCAGTACAAAGGCATGGGGCTGTCCATGGGCACCATGATCTGTGGCTGGGATAAGAGAGGCCCTG GCCTCTACTACGTGGACAGTGAAGGGAACCGGATTTCAGGGGCTACCTTCTCTGTAGGTTCTGGCTCTGTGTATGCGTATGGGGTCATGGATCGGGGCTATTCCTATGACCTGGAAGTGGAGCAGGCCTATGATCTGGCCCGTCGAGCCATCTACCAAGCCACCTACAGAGATGCCTACTCAGGAGGTGCAGTCAACCTCTACCACGTACGGGAGGATGGCTGGATCCGAGTCTCCAGTGACAATGTAGCTGATCTACATGAGAAGTATAGTGGCTCTACGCCCTGA
- the PSMB5 gene encoding proteasome subunit beta type-5 isoform X2 → MAGGAADCSFWERLLARQCRIYELRNKERISVAAASKLLANMVYQYKGMGLSMGTMICGWDKRGPGLYYVDSEGNRISGATFSVGSGSVYAYGVMDRGYSYDLEVEQAYDLARRAIYQATYRDAYSGGAVNLYHVREDGWIRVSSDNVADLHEKYSGSTP, encoded by the exons ATGGCTGGGGGTGCAGCGGATTGCAGCTTCTGGGAACGGCTGTTGGCTCGGCAATGTCGAATCTATGAACTTCGAAATAAGGAACGCATCTCTGTAGCAGCTGCCTCCAAACTGCTTGCCAACATGGTGTATCAGTACAAAGGCATGGGGCTGTCCATGGGCACCATGATCTGTGGCTGGGATAAGAGAGGCCCTG GCCTCTACTACGTGGACAGTGAAGGGAACCGGATTTCAGGGGCTACCTTCTCTGTAGGTTCTGGCTCTGTGTATGCGTATGGGGTCATGGATCGGGGCTATTCCTATGACCTGGAAGTGGAGCAGGCCTATGATCTGGCCCGTCGAGCCATCTACCAAGCCACCTACAGAGATGCCTACTCAGGAGGTGCAGTCAACCTCTACCACGTACGGGAGGATGGCTGGATCCGAGTCTCCAGTGACAATGTAGCTGATCTACATGAGAAGTATAGTGGCTCTACGCCCTGA